AGGCGATCCTCGCCCAGCTCGAGAACCTCGGCGCGGTCGTCTGCGCCGCAGGGTCCGGCCTGGCCCCGGCGGACAAGAAGCTCTACGCACTGCGCGACACCACCTCGACGGTCGACTGCATTCCGCTCATCGCCTCGTCGATCATGTCGAAGAAGATCGCGGAGGGCACCGAGGGGCTCGTCCTCGACGTCAAGGTCGGATCCGGGGCTTTCATGAAGGACCTGGCCAAGGCGCAGAAGCTGGCGCGGACCATGGTCGACCTGGGCACGGATGCCGGGGTCAGCACCTCGGCGCTGCTGACGGACATGTCGACGCCGTTGGGGCTGACGGTCGGCAATGCACTCGAAGTCCGCGAATCCGTCGAGGTCCTCGCCGGTGGCGGGCCCTCCGACGTGGTTGACCTGACGGTGGCCTTGGCTGAGGAGATGCTGCGCCTGGCCGGTAAGACCGACGTCGATGTGCGTGCGGCCCTGTCCGACGGCCGGGCCATGGACGTGTGGAAGAAGATGATCCGGGCCCAGAACGGTGACCCCGATGCTGCGCTGCCCGTGGCCGAGCACACGGAGATCGTCCCGGCGCCGACCTCAGGAACGCTGAGCAAGCTCGACGCGCTGGCCGTCGGAGTCGCCTCCTGGCGACTGGGCGCCGGACGGGCCCGCAAGGAGGACCCGGTCCAGGACGTGGCCGGCATCGAACTCCACGCCAAACCCGGTGACAGCGTCACCGCCGGCCAGCCGCTGATGACCCTGCACACGGCAACACCCGAACACTTCGCCCGCGCGATCGAATCGCTCGAGGGCGCCGTCGAGATCGGGGGCGACCTCAGCGCGGTCTCCGAGTCGATCGTGCTCGAGAAGATCAGTTGAACCACAGCACCAATCATCACCGTAAGAACCACCCTGGAGGACAACCATGACCAACCGCACCGACGTCGCCGCCATCATCGACCACACGCTGCTCAAGCCCGAAGCCACCCCGGCCGACGTCGAGGCATTGGTGTCGGAGGCGAAGGAGCTCGGTGTGCTCGCCATCTGCGTGTCCCCGTCGATGCTGCCCGTCACCGATTCCGGTGAGCTGATTGTCGCCACGGTCGTCGGCTTCCCGTCCGGTCAGGTCAAGGCAGAGATCAAGGCCGCCGAGGCTGCCCGTGCAGTCTCCGATGGTGCCGACGAGGTCGACATGGTCATCAACGTCGGCCAGGCCATCGCGGGAGACTTCGACGCCGTCGAAGCTGATATCAGTGGCGTCGTCGCCGCCAGCGAAAGCTCTCTGGTCAAAGTCATCATCGAGTCCGCAGCACTGACCGATGAGCAGATCGTCGAGGTCTGCCGCCGCGCCGAGGCTGCCGGGGCAGGCTTCGTCAAGACCTCCACGGGTTTCCACCCTGCCGGTGGAGCCAGCGCGCACGCTGTCTCCCTCATGTGCGAAACCGTGGGGGATCGTCTCGGCGTCAAGGCCTCCGGGGGAATCCGCACGGTCGAAGCAGCCGAGGAGATGATCGCTGCGGGAGCCTCGCGTCTGGGGCTGTCCGGGTCCGCTGGGATCCTCGAGGAGTTGCAAGGCTGAAGGACGAGGCCTCGTTCAACGCTGAGTCAGGGTTTCGCTGTTGCCTCGATGCGAAAACCTGATTCAGGATGGAACGACGAAGAGCGGACGCACACGGATTCAGGTCCAGTGGTGGCTCGGTCCGCTC
The Brevibacterium marinum genome window above contains:
- a CDS encoding thymidine phosphorylase; amino-acid sequence: MSVEAFDAVDVIAAKRDGRTLSRAQIDWVIDAYTRGVVADEQMAALAMAIFINDMESAEIAHWTQAMIASGERMDFSSLSRPTSDKHSTGGVGDKITLPLAPLVAVFDVAVPQLSGRGLGHTGGTLDKLESIPDWQAGLSNEAILAQLENLGAVVCAAGSGLAPADKKLYALRDTTSTVDCIPLIASSIMSKKIAEGTEGLVLDVKVGSGAFMKDLAKAQKLARTMVDLGTDAGVSTSALLTDMSTPLGLTVGNALEVRESVEVLAGGGPSDVVDLTVALAEEMLRLAGKTDVDVRAALSDGRAMDVWKKMIRAQNGDPDAALPVAEHTEIVPAPTSGTLSKLDALAVGVASWRLGAGRARKEDPVQDVAGIELHAKPGDSVTAGQPLMTLHTATPEHFARAIESLEGAVEIGGDLSAVSESIVLEKIS
- the deoC gene encoding deoxyribose-phosphate aldolase produces the protein MTNRTDVAAIIDHTLLKPEATPADVEALVSEAKELGVLAICVSPSMLPVTDSGELIVATVVGFPSGQVKAEIKAAEAARAVSDGADEVDMVINVGQAIAGDFDAVEADISGVVAASESSLVKVIIESAALTDEQIVEVCRRAEAAGAGFVKTSTGFHPAGGASAHAVSLMCETVGDRLGVKASGGIRTVEAAEEMIAAGASRLGLSGSAGILEELQG